The genomic segment CCACAGTGACAGGCGTGACCAGGCCGCCCCCGCCCGACGAGCCGGATCAGGCCGCGCGCTTGGCCGCCGAGATCGCCGAGTTGCTGGACGTGCTGTGGGAGCACAGCCGCGAGGTGACCACCGCGCCGCTGTCGGCCTCGCAGCTACGGGCGATGTTCGCGCTGGAGCGGGCCGAAGGCGCGAACCTGCGCACGCTGGTCGCCATGCTGGGCTCGACCCCGCCCTCGGTCAGCCGCCTCTACGACCGGCTGGAGGCCGTTGGCCTGGTCGAACGCGGTGCCAGCGCGGCCAGCCGCCGGGAGGTCGAACTGCGCCTGAGCGCCCGCGGCCGGGAGTACCTGCGGGACCTGCGCGGCCGCCGGGTGGCGGTGCTGCGGGAGGTGGTGGACCAGCTCTCACCCGCCGCGCGGTCGGCGTTGGTCGACGGCCTGACGGAATTCCAGGCGGCCGCGCGTGGCCGCGCGCCGCACGGAACAGCCGCGGACGGCACCCCGTAGGCTAACGTT from the Amycolatopsis magusensis genome contains:
- a CDS encoding MarR family winged helix-turn-helix transcriptional regulator, which gives rise to MTRPPPPDEPDQAARLAAEIAELLDVLWEHSREVTTAPLSASQLRAMFALERAEGANLRTLVAMLGSTPPSVSRLYDRLEAVGLVERGASAASRREVELRLSARGREYLRDLRGRRVAVLREVVDQLSPAARSALVDGLTEFQAAARGRAPHGTAADGTP